In a genomic window of Glaciimonas sp. PCH181:
- the glyS gene encoding glycine--tRNA ligase subunit beta — protein MSSTLLIEIFTEELPPKALEKLGNAFANGIFNGLKARDFLTHDAVATTYATPRRLAVIISHVRAVSLDKIMREKVLPVSVALDAEGQPSVPLIKKLAALAAATKAVLITPDQLERAIDGKAESFFYSYTAKGAALEAGLQIVLEETIAKLPIPKQMSYQLQHGPHAGETVHFVRPAHRLIALHGEDVIPLRLLGLNADRITGGHRFLSKGAITIADAESYVETLASEGKVVASFDQRKEQIRSALLAAAGDDLVLMPESLLDEVTALVEWPVVYPCHFEDEFLSVPQECLILTMQTNQKYFALTDAAGKLRSRFLIVSNLQTNDPQHIIQGNERVVRPRLADAKFFFEQDQKKTLADRVPLLANVVYHNKLGNQFQRTQRVQALAVAIAKLLSTDPSLATQASRGAELAKADLLTDMVGEFPELQGIMGTYYARHDGETHDVALAISEHYQPRFAGDALPTTDTSTAIALADKLETLVGIWGIGLQPTGDKDPFALRRHALGVLRMLLEKRLPLSLKQLLQSAAQPFADNTNFKDPSADVLSFMYDRLRGILRERGYAPNQIEAVVAQQPDTLTNIIERLDAVQAFAALPEAEALAAANKRITNILKKNDVVDTGTVQQTLLQDAAEINLFAAMIDLKPQVDSAFAHGDFAGALQSLARLRTEVDAFFNDVMVMAEDVQLRNNRLALLSNLHLMLNQVADISKLAA, from the coding sequence ATGAGTTCCACCCTTCTAATCGAAATTTTTACTGAAGAATTGCCGCCGAAGGCGCTTGAAAAACTTGGCAATGCATTTGCCAACGGTATCTTCAATGGCTTGAAAGCCCGCGATTTTTTGACGCACGATGCCGTCGCCACCACTTACGCCACACCGCGTCGTCTGGCAGTGATTATCAGCCACGTGCGGGCAGTGTCATTGGATAAGATCATGCGCGAAAAAGTGCTGCCGGTATCGGTTGCACTAGACGCAGAAGGCCAACCGAGCGTCCCGCTCATCAAGAAATTAGCCGCGCTGGCAGCTGCAACCAAAGCCGTGCTGATTACACCGGATCAACTCGAACGCGCCATCGATGGCAAAGCCGAAAGTTTTTTCTATAGCTACACCGCAAAAGGCGCAGCGCTAGAAGCCGGTTTGCAAATCGTGCTGGAAGAAACGATTGCCAAGCTGCCGATCCCGAAACAAATGAGCTATCAGCTTCAGCACGGCCCCCACGCTGGCGAAACCGTCCATTTCGTGCGCCCTGCACATCGCCTGATTGCATTGCATGGCGAAGACGTGATCCCGTTACGCTTATTAGGCCTGAACGCCGATCGGATTACCGGCGGTCATCGCTTTCTTTCTAAGGGTGCGATCACGATTGCGGATGCAGAAAGCTACGTCGAAACGCTGGCAAGCGAAGGCAAAGTTGTCGCCAGTTTCGATCAACGTAAAGAGCAAATCCGCAGCGCGTTATTAGCCGCGGCAGGCGACGATCTGGTGTTGATGCCTGAATCGTTGCTGGATGAAGTTACGGCGCTGGTCGAATGGCCGGTCGTCTATCCCTGCCATTTTGAAGACGAATTCCTGTCGGTTCCGCAAGAATGTCTGATTCTGACGATGCAGACTAATCAGAAATATTTTGCGCTCACCGATGCTGCTGGCAAGCTACGGTCGCGCTTTCTGATCGTCTCCAATCTGCAAACCAACGATCCGCAACACATCATCCAAGGCAATGAACGCGTCGTGCGTCCACGTCTGGCGGATGCCAAATTTTTCTTTGAGCAAGATCAGAAGAAAACGCTGGCAGATCGCGTACCGCTGCTGGCGAATGTGGTGTATCACAACAAACTGGGTAATCAGTTTCAACGCACGCAACGGGTGCAAGCATTAGCCGTCGCCATTGCCAAGCTGCTCAGTACCGATCCTTCACTGGCAACCCAAGCCTCACGCGGTGCAGAACTGGCGAAAGCCGATTTGCTGACCGACATGGTGGGCGAGTTTCCTGAGCTGCAAGGCATCATGGGCACGTACTATGCCCGTCATGACGGCGAAACGCATGACGTTGCGCTGGCGATTTCCGAGCATTATCAACCGCGCTTTGCAGGCGATGCGCTGCCAACTACCGACACCAGCACCGCGATTGCCCTCGCTGACAAACTCGAAACACTGGTCGGCATTTGGGGCATAGGTTTGCAACCGACCGGCGATAAAGATCCATTTGCGCTGCGTCGTCACGCGTTGGGTGTACTGCGAATGTTGCTGGAAAAACGCCTGCCGTTATCACTGAAACAATTGTTGCAAAGCGCAGCACAACCGTTTGCCGACAATACCAATTTCAAAGATCCAAGCGCAGATGTGCTGAGTTTTATGTACGACCGCTTGCGTGGCATCTTGCGTGAACGCGGTTATGCGCCTAACCAGATCGAAGCAGTCGTCGCTCAGCAACCAGACACACTGACCAACATCATCGAAAGACTTGATGCAGTACAAGCCTTTGCAGCGCTGCCTGAAGCCGAAGCACTGGCAGCGGCAAATAAGCGCATTACCAACATTCTGAAAAAGAACGATGTCGTCGATACCGGCACCGTCCAACAGACCTTGTTACAAGATGCTGCTGAAATCAATCTGTTCGCCGCCATGATTGATCTGAAACCGCAAGTCGATAGCGCTTTTGCGCACGGCGACTTTGCCGGGGCGCTGCAATCGCTTGCGCGTTTGCGTACCGAAGTGGATGCGTTTTTTAACGATGTCATGGTAATGGCAGAGGATGTGCAGTTGCGCAATAACCGATTGGCGTTGCTGTCGAATCTGCACCTGATGTTGAATCAGGTTGCCGACATTTCGAAGCTAGCAGCCTGA
- the gmhB gene encoding D-glycero-beta-D-manno-heptose 1,7-bisphosphate 7-phosphatase translates to MKLIILDRDGVINHDSDAFIKSPDEWLPIKGSLEAIARLNQAGYRVVVATNQSGIARGLLNMQMLNEIHQKMHTAAQLVGAEIDAIFFCPHAADDNCDCRKPKPGMFIDIAKRFETSLRNGVPVVGDSLRDIQAGFVAGCAPFLVLTGKGEQTRAKGGLPPGTMVFPDLAAAVDFLLKKPAEVAV, encoded by the coding sequence ATAAAATTGATCATTCTTGATCGCGACGGTGTAATTAATCATGACTCCGACGCATTCATCAAGTCACCTGATGAATGGCTGCCGATCAAGGGCTCACTAGAGGCTATCGCACGCTTGAATCAGGCCGGTTATCGCGTGGTAGTGGCGACCAATCAGTCCGGGATTGCGCGTGGTTTGCTGAACATGCAGATGCTGAACGAAATCCATCAAAAGATGCATACTGCGGCGCAATTAGTCGGTGCAGAAATTGATGCGATTTTCTTTTGTCCACATGCCGCCGATGACAATTGCGACTGTCGCAAACCGAAGCCGGGAATGTTCATCGATATTGCCAAACGTTTCGAGACCAGTTTGCGCAACGGTGTGCCGGTCGTCGGCGATTCACTGCGTGATATACAAGCTGGCTTTGTGGCCGGTTGCGCGCCGTTTCTGGTATTGACCGGCAAGGGCGAACAAACCCGTGCAAAAGGCGGTTTGCCGCCGGGCACGATGGTATTTCCCGATTTGGCGGCGGCGGTCGATTTTCTGTTAAAAAAACCGGCAGAAGTCGCCGTTTAA
- a CDS encoding 1-acyl-sn-glycerol-3-phosphate acyltransferase, whose protein sequence is MLQFSLFVRSVLFFVIMTIATVIWAIACLFFAPFPYARRYYLTSRWNVFIIWLAKVLCGIRYQIKGAENFPDAPAIVLSKHQSAWETIFLLPMTPRPLVFVFKKSLTYIPFFGWGIALLRMIPIDRKGRDAFAQVVTQGRRRLADGQWIIMFPEGTRIPVGQKGKYKHGGTRLAIETNAVVVPIAVNAGECWPKNSFIKKPGMITVSIGKPISPEGLNSAEMMEKVENWIESEMRVISPHVYSK, encoded by the coding sequence ATGCTGCAGTTTTCTCTTTTTGTGCGATCAGTACTATTTTTTGTCATCATGACGATCGCCACGGTGATTTGGGCCATAGCCTGCCTTTTTTTCGCACCGTTTCCGTATGCCAGACGTTATTACCTGACCTCGCGCTGGAACGTATTTATCATCTGGCTGGCAAAGGTTCTCTGCGGTATTCGTTACCAAATTAAAGGCGCTGAAAACTTTCCCGACGCACCGGCTATCGTCTTGTCCAAGCATCAATCGGCATGGGAAACCATTTTTTTGCTGCCGATGACGCCACGCCCGCTAGTATTCGTCTTCAAAAAATCGCTGACTTACATTCCTTTTTTCGGCTGGGGCATCGCGCTGTTGCGCATGATTCCGATTGATCGCAAAGGTCGCGACGCTTTCGCCCAAGTGGTCACGCAAGGACGCAGACGACTGGCCGATGGACAGTGGATCATCATGTTCCCAGAAGGCACACGGATTCCGGTGGGACAAAAAGGCAAATACAAACATGGTGGCACCCGGCTGGCGATTGAAACCAACGCCGTCGTCGTCCCCATCGCAGTTAATGCTGGCGAGTGCTGGCCTAAAAATTCGTTCATCAAAAAACCGGGCATGATTACGGTCTCGATTGGTAAGCCGATTTCCCCTGAAGGCCTAAACAGCGCCGAGATGATGGAGAAAGTCGAAAATTGGATAGAATCTGAAATGCGTGTGATTTCACCGCATGTCTACTCGAAATAG
- a CDS encoding SprT family zinc-dependent metalloprotease, giving the protein MKFLQQKPPQAAPKQRPTLRPASPAQPLARQLDLFSVEANNAHQPAPSTGPVIASPPASSLPQHQPQEPAPLAAGKRRLHIDAHVLDYALLRSKRRSIGFVINDDGLRVTAPKWVTVVEIESAIREKKRWIFTKLHEYRDRSAHRLQPQMIWRDGGALPYLGANITLRLRATQTAGIAFDAAAATLTVSLPADATEEQLKDRVLGWLQLEAKRVFGERLPVYAEKLGVRYKSYALSSATTQWGSCTADGKIRLNWRLMHFALPIIDYVIAHELSHLREMNHSPRFWATVQSIFPEFETARRTLRDSAQETLPIF; this is encoded by the coding sequence TTGAAATTTTTGCAACAAAAGCCGCCACAAGCGGCTCCTAAACAGCGGCCAACACTGCGACCGGCCTCACCGGCGCAGCCGCTTGCCCGCCAATTGGATTTATTCAGTGTTGAGGCGAATAACGCTCATCAGCCTGCGCCGTCAACCGGTCCGGTTATCGCTTCGCCGCCCGCATCCTCCCTACCGCAGCATCAGCCACAGGAACCCGCCCCATTGGCGGCTGGCAAACGTCGGCTGCATATTGATGCCCATGTGCTGGACTATGCGCTACTACGCTCAAAACGGCGCTCCATCGGTTTTGTGATTAATGACGATGGTTTACGCGTTACTGCGCCAAAATGGGTGACTGTGGTTGAAATTGAAAGCGCTATTCGCGAGAAGAAACGCTGGATTTTTACCAAACTGCATGAATACCGCGATCGCTCGGCGCACAGATTGCAGCCGCAAATGATCTGGCGCGACGGAGGCGCATTGCCCTATCTGGGCGCCAACATCACGCTACGCTTACGCGCCACGCAAACCGCGGGGATTGCCTTTGATGCCGCCGCAGCAACATTGACGGTTTCTCTGCCAGCCGATGCCACCGAGGAACAATTAAAGGATCGCGTATTAGGCTGGTTGCAGCTTGAGGCCAAACGCGTATTCGGCGAGCGACTGCCAGTGTATGCAGAGAAGCTGGGCGTCCGGTATAAGTCGTACGCGCTATCGTCCGCCACCACGCAATGGGGATCATGCACCGCCGATGGCAAAATTCGCCTGAACTGGCGATTGATGCATTTTGCGTTACCGATCATCGATTATGTGATCGCACATGAACTATCCCACTTGCGCGAAATGAATCACAGCCCGCGCTTCTGGGCTACAGTACAGTCGATTTTCCCTGAATTTGAGACTGCCCGAAGGACGTTACGCGATAGCGCACAGGAAACATTACCAATTTTTTAG
- a CDS encoding VOC family protein, producing the protein MVRVADLDTSLGFYRDALGLEVVRQREYPKGRFTLVYLAAPGDQGAELELTYNWDPEEYTGGRNFGHVAYEVPDIYATCQRLAFHGVTINRPPRDGHMAFVRSPDNISIELLQSGEPLAPQEPWSSMTNTGAW; encoded by the coding sequence ATGGTCCGTGTGGCCGATCTCGATACCTCCTTAGGATTTTACCGAGATGCCCTCGGTTTAGAGGTGGTCCGCCAGCGAGAGTATCCTAAAGGGCGGTTCACTTTAGTCTACCTTGCTGCACCTGGGGACCAGGGCGCTGAACTGGAACTTACCTACAATTGGGATCCGGAAGAGTACACTGGCGGACGGAATTTTGGCCATGTGGCATATGAGGTCCCAGATATCTATGCAACGTGTCAACGACTAGCCTTTCATGGAGTGACGATCAATCGCCCTCCTCGGGACGGCCATATGGCATTCGTGCGATCACCGGATAACATATCGATTGAACTGCTACAGTCCGGTGAGCCTCTTGCACCCCAAGAGCCCTGGTCCTCGATGACCAATACTGGGGCTTGGTGA
- the nadC gene encoding carboxylating nicotinate-nucleotide diphosphorylase, protein MDKKLFNQQVEADVRRALEEDVGGGDLTAALIPKLQISHAIIICRESAVICGRPWVMETLKQIAPSAKVDWYVPDGQQCDANQKIAEISGVARELLTAERTCLNFLQTLSAVATKTAKYVDTVKDTRAAILDTRKTIPGLRVAEKYAVRCGGGKNHRMGLYDAILIKENHIAAAGGLTAAYQAALRIADTVKFIQVEVETIKQLEEALQAGVSMVLLDNMSLDQIRQAVKIADGRCSLEISGGVTFESLRGLAETGVDRISVGGLIKSIQAVDFSMRFNEVPVER, encoded by the coding sequence ATGGATAAGAAACTTTTCAATCAACAGGTTGAGGCGGATGTCAGGCGCGCACTTGAGGAAGACGTCGGCGGCGGGGATCTGACGGCAGCGCTTATCCCCAAGCTGCAGATAAGTCACGCGATCATTATCTGTCGTGAATCAGCGGTCATTTGCGGACGGCCTTGGGTGATGGAGACGCTCAAGCAGATCGCTCCTTCCGCAAAGGTGGACTGGTATGTTCCGGATGGACAGCAATGCGATGCTAATCAAAAAATTGCCGAGATCAGTGGAGTTGCACGCGAACTGTTAACGGCTGAACGCACCTGTTTGAATTTTCTGCAGACACTTAGCGCAGTTGCGACAAAAACTGCGAAATATGTCGATACGGTGAAGGATACGCGGGCCGCGATTCTTGATACGCGCAAAACCATTCCTGGGCTTCGTGTGGCGGAAAAATACGCGGTGCGATGCGGTGGCGGAAAAAATCACCGCATGGGACTGTATGACGCCATCCTTATCAAGGAAAACCATATTGCGGCTGCAGGTGGATTGACCGCTGCTTACCAGGCAGCATTGCGTATTGCAGATACCGTCAAGTTCATCCAGGTCGAAGTCGAAACCATCAAGCAACTCGAAGAAGCGCTGCAGGCAGGTGTGTCGATGGTACTGCTGGATAACATGTCACTTGATCAGATTCGGCAGGCGGTGAAGATTGCCGATGGACGCTGCAGCCTTGAAATCTCTGGTGGAGTGACCTTTGAAAGTCTCAGGGGGCTGGCAGAAACAGGAGTCGACCGTATTTCTGTTGGCGGTTTGATCAAGAGCATTCAGGCAGTCGACTTTTCAATGCGCTTTAATGAAGTTCCAGTGGAAAGATAG
- a CDS encoding electron transfer flavoprotein subunit alpha/FixB family protein, whose translation MTALVIAEHDNASLKSSTLNTVTAARKAGGDVHILIAGHNAQAAADAAAKLTGVTKVLVADAPYFADGLAENIAAQVLAIAKDYSHILAPATAYGKNILPRVAAALDVAQISEIIKVDSSDTFDRPIYAGNAIATVQSSDAIKVITVRGTAFDAAAEGGTATIESVSAAADVGLSRFVSREITKSERPELTTAKIIISGGRGFGSADNFKMLEPLADKLGAAMGASRAAVDAGYVPNDWQVGQTGKIVAPQLYIAIGISGAIQHLAGMKDSKVIVAINKDQEAPIFSVADYGLVGDLFEIVPQLTDALG comes from the coding sequence ATGACCGCCCTAGTCATCGCCGAACACGACAACGCCAGTCTTAAAAGCAGCACCTTGAATACTGTCACCGCCGCCCGGAAAGCCGGTGGCGACGTCCATATTCTGATCGCCGGCCACAACGCCCAAGCCGCCGCTGACGCCGCTGCCAAGCTGACCGGCGTCACCAAAGTCCTGGTTGCCGACGCCCCCTACTTCGCCGACGGCCTCGCAGAGAACATCGCCGCGCAAGTCCTGGCGATTGCAAAGGATTACAGCCACATCTTGGCCCCTGCCACCGCCTATGGTAAAAACATCTTGCCGCGCGTGGCTGCTGCATTGGACGTGGCGCAAATTTCTGAAATCATCAAGGTCGACAGCTCCGACACCTTCGATCGCCCAATCTACGCCGGCAACGCCATTGCTACGGTGCAGAGCTCGGATGCCATCAAAGTCATTACCGTGCGCGGCACTGCTTTCGATGCAGCAGCCGAAGGCGGCACGGCTACGATCGAGTCGGTTTCCGCAGCAGCCGATGTGGGCCTGTCTCGTTTCGTTAGCCGCGAAATTACCAAGTCCGAACGCCCCGAACTGACAACGGCCAAGATCATCATCTCAGGAGGCCGCGGTTTCGGCTCAGCCGACAACTTCAAGATGCTGGAGCCGCTGGCTGACAAGCTGGGCGCCGCCATGGGCGCTTCGCGCGCCGCCGTCGACGCAGGTTACGTGCCCAATGACTGGCAAGTCGGCCAGACCGGCAAGATTGTCGCGCCGCAGCTATATATCGCAATCGGCATTTCTGGCGCCATCCAGCATTTGGCCGGAATGAAAGACTCCAAGGTCATCGTAGCGATCAACAAAGACCAAGAAGCACCGATCTTCAGCGTGGCTGATTATGGTCTGGTGGGCGACCTGTTTGAAATTGTGCCGCAGCTCACGGATGCGCTCGGTTAA
- a CDS encoding electron transfer flavoprotein subunit beta/FixA family protein: MLVLVTVKRVVDYNVKVRIKSDGSGVDIANVKMAMNPFDEIAVEEAVRLKEAGSATEVIAVSCGVAQSQETLRMALAIGADRAILAEVDAGTDLQPLAVAKLLKAIVDKEQPQLIILGKQAIDDDSNQTGQMLAALLGWPQATFASKITVDGDNVSVTREVDGGLETLSLTLPAIITTDLRLNEPRYVTLPNIMKAKKKTLDIVKPADLGVDVTARLKTLKVVEPAKRSAGVKVPDVATLVAKLKIEAKVI, translated from the coding sequence ATGCTTGTATTGGTTACAGTAAAACGTGTGGTTGATTACAACGTCAAGGTCAGGATCAAAAGCGACGGCAGCGGCGTGGATATCGCCAATGTCAAAATGGCCATGAACCCGTTTGACGAAATCGCCGTGGAAGAAGCGGTCCGCTTGAAAGAAGCCGGCTCTGCCACCGAAGTCATCGCCGTCTCCTGCGGCGTCGCGCAAAGCCAGGAAACGTTACGCATGGCATTGGCCATCGGCGCCGACCGCGCCATTCTGGCAGAAGTCGATGCCGGCACCGATCTGCAGCCGCTGGCCGTAGCCAAGTTGCTCAAAGCCATCGTTGACAAAGAGCAGCCGCAACTGATCATCCTCGGCAAGCAAGCCATCGATGACGATAGCAACCAGACGGGCCAGATGCTCGCTGCTCTACTTGGCTGGCCACAAGCGACTTTTGCCTCCAAAATCACGGTCGACGGCGATAACGTTAGCGTTACGCGCGAAGTCGACGGCGGCCTGGAAACATTGTCCTTGACCTTGCCTGCCATCATCACCACCGACCTGCGCCTGAACGAGCCGCGTTACGTGACGTTACCCAACATTATGAAAGCCAAGAAAAAGACGCTTGACATCGTCAAGCCGGCCGACTTAGGCGTGGACGTGACGGCACGTCTTAAAACCCTCAAAGTCGTCGAGCCCGCCAAACGCAGCGCCGGCGTCAAAGTTCCCGATGTCGCCACACTGGTAGCAAAGCTGAAGATCGAAGCCAAGGTCATTTGA
- a CDS encoding hydroxylase produces the protein MHPVRETIIGNIDRFVNEEVPSNELGRVTDEGAKLIRESGLVRMLQPKEYGGYEADPCEFYQSVMELASKASSLGWVGSVVGVHPFQFGQGDPRLQEEVWGEDNDTWTASPYAPIGKARRVDGGFILSGQWPFSSGTDHCKWAVLGGMAESETGSPGEFTVPYHFVLPRADYDILQDSWQVMGLAGTGSKDLVVNEVFVPAYRTYNVQDLNDCVYASRNRPGSPLYQIPFDLFFPGAISAATMGIAAGVVNRFAEYTGSRVTRMGAKQTQNPYHMASLGAALADIDASRQHVLGEISDIYQFVLAGGKVTKEMKHKARVNQVRAVRRAAEAAASVFKHAGGNASRITNPIQRTWRDLSVAMGHACNVDDPVYAAYAGSLYGVPIPRGVII, from the coding sequence ATGCATCCGGTACGAGAAACTATCATTGGCAATATCGATCGCTTCGTCAACGAAGAGGTACCCAGCAACGAGTTGGGCCGCGTAACGGACGAAGGCGCAAAACTGATACGAGAAAGCGGCCTGGTGCGCATGCTGCAGCCTAAGGAGTATGGCGGATATGAAGCTGACCCGTGCGAGTTTTACCAGTCCGTGATGGAGCTGGCATCGAAGGCGTCGTCACTCGGCTGGGTCGGCTCCGTGGTCGGCGTGCACCCGTTCCAGTTCGGTCAGGGCGATCCGCGCCTGCAGGAAGAAGTCTGGGGCGAGGACAACGATACCTGGACCGCCTCGCCATATGCTCCGATCGGCAAGGCGCGCCGCGTCGATGGTGGCTTCATTCTGAGTGGACAATGGCCGTTCTCGTCGGGTACTGACCATTGCAAGTGGGCCGTACTCGGCGGCATGGCCGAAAGCGAGACCGGGTCGCCCGGCGAGTTCACTGTTCCTTACCACTTCGTGCTACCGCGCGCTGACTACGACATCCTGCAGGACTCTTGGCAAGTGATGGGCCTGGCCGGTACCGGCAGCAAGGACCTGGTGGTGAATGAGGTCTTCGTGCCGGCCTACCGTACCTACAACGTGCAAGATCTGAACGATTGCGTGTATGCCTCGCGCAATCGTCCGGGCAGCCCGCTGTACCAGATTCCGTTCGATTTATTCTTCCCGGGAGCGATCTCGGCCGCCACAATGGGCATTGCGGCAGGAGTGGTAAACCGCTTCGCCGAATACACTGGCAGCCGTGTTACCCGCATGGGTGCCAAGCAGACGCAGAACCCGTACCATATGGCTTCGCTCGGCGCCGCCCTGGCCGACATCGATGCTTCCCGTCAGCACGTTCTCGGCGAGATCAGCGACATTTATCAGTTCGTTCTGGCCGGCGGTAAGGTCACCAAGGAAATGAAACACAAGGCCCGCGTGAACCAGGTGCGCGCCGTGCGCCGTGCCGCCGAAGCAGCCGCGTCGGTGTTTAAACACGCCGGCGGAAATGCCAGCCGCATCACCAATCCGATCCAACGGACTTGGCGCGATCTGTCGGTCGCCATGGGCCACGCCTGCAACGTCGACGATCCGGTATACGCCGCCTACGCCGGCTCGCTATACGGCGTTCCCATTCCGCGCGGTGTGATTATTTGA
- a CDS encoding VOC family protein, whose translation MIKSLAYLGINSPHYKEWEIFGPEVLGLQHAGYGPDGAVHLRLDEAAHRIAIHPGERDAIAYIGWSVKDEASAKTITDRITAYGLEVTRSRTQESAQRKVEGFYWFHDPSGFRHELSWGQYHTVAPFHPGRALKGFRTAEQGLGHIVLAVADLDEGDRFYREVLGFHQSDIVRDGPLEAHFYHINGRHHSLAITSLPTRDVAFLHLMIEANSLDDVGTAHDMCEQRGIPITTTLGRHSNDQMISFYMYTPSGFRLEYGWGGLDVDHDLWVPRTYDKPSSWGHRRQHQELTALKMVDTPSS comes from the coding sequence ATGATCAAGTCGCTTGCATATCTTGGAATAAATTCCCCGCACTATAAGGAATGGGAAATCTTCGGCCCGGAAGTGCTGGGCCTGCAACATGCCGGCTATGGTCCGGACGGCGCGGTCCATCTCCGGCTAGATGAAGCCGCCCACCGCATCGCCATTCACCCTGGGGAGCGCGACGCGATCGCCTATATCGGCTGGAGCGTTAAGGACGAGGCCAGTGCGAAAACCATCACTGACCGGATTACCGCATACGGCCTCGAAGTAACGCGTTCGCGCACGCAAGAGAGTGCGCAGCGCAAGGTTGAAGGCTTCTACTGGTTTCACGATCCGTCGGGCTTTCGCCATGAGCTAAGCTGGGGCCAGTATCATACGGTCGCGCCGTTCCATCCGGGCCGGGCCTTAAAGGGCTTTCGTACTGCGGAGCAGGGTCTGGGACACATCGTGCTGGCCGTCGCCGATCTCGACGAAGGCGACCGTTTCTACCGCGAGGTACTCGGTTTCCATCAGTCCGACATCGTCAGGGATGGCCCGCTCGAGGCACATTTTTATCACATCAACGGGCGCCATCATTCGCTGGCGATCACCAGCCTGCCGACCCGCGATGTGGCCTTCCTGCACCTGATGATCGAGGCGAACTCACTTGACGACGTCGGTACTGCGCACGACATGTGCGAGCAGCGCGGCATTCCGATCACGACGACGCTGGGCCGACATAGCAACGACCAGATGATTTCCTTCTACATGTACACGCCGTCCGGTTTCCGGCTTGAATATGGCTGGGGCGGCCTGGATGTCGATCATGACCTCTGGGTGCCGCGCACCTATGACAAGCCCAGTAGCTGGGGCCATCGCCGCCAGCACCAAGAGCTGACCGCGCTGAAGATGGTCGACACGCCGTCGAGTTGA
- a CDS encoding alpha/beta fold hydrolase, whose translation MAIITEENTSKRIKTKSWDIHYHEAGEGHPLVLVHGGGPGASAWSNYNPNIATLAKKYRVLAVDLPGWGKSQSVTYDKRDNSGALAEFLEALGIRQAAFVGNSMGGSSCIRLAYECPDLVSHLITMGSSAGVPGIFDPAGLSEGVKALEAAYLNPSINTMRKFVEGMAFDTRHVTDELLAERVKAALARPDHIEGWKSGHGKPMVKLEPLRVATITAPTLLMHGRDDRTVHFSSSLTLARSIADSRVYIVNRCGHWVQLEHTDEFNRVIDSFIESRPVAVKQAT comes from the coding sequence GTGGCGATCATTACCGAAGAAAACACAAGTAAGCGCATCAAGACCAAAAGCTGGGACATCCACTATCACGAGGCAGGCGAGGGTCACCCCCTCGTCCTGGTCCACGGTGGCGGGCCCGGCGCTTCGGCCTGGAGCAACTACAACCCGAATATCGCAACCTTGGCCAAGAAATACCGCGTGCTGGCTGTTGATCTTCCAGGATGGGGTAAGTCGCAGTCGGTCACTTACGACAAGCGCGACAACAGCGGTGCGCTGGCCGAATTCCTCGAAGCACTGGGAATTCGACAGGCGGCTTTTGTCGGCAATTCGATGGGTGGCTCATCCTGCATACGCTTGGCCTATGAATGCCCCGATCTGGTATCGCACCTGATCACCATGGGATCGTCGGCCGGTGTACCGGGCATCTTTGATCCGGCTGGCCTCAGCGAAGGCGTGAAGGCATTGGAAGCGGCCTACTTAAATCCGTCCATCAATACCATGCGCAAGTTCGTCGAGGGCATGGCGTTCGACACGCGCCACGTCACCGATGAACTGCTAGCCGAGCGCGTCAAAGCGGCCTTGGCGCGCCCCGACCACATCGAAGGCTGGAAGAGTGGCCATGGCAAACCAATGGTGAAGCTCGAGCCGCTGCGCGTGGCCACCATCACTGCGCCGACCCTCTTGATGCATGGCCGCGACGACCGCACGGTCCACTTCAGTTCTTCACTGACGCTGGCCCGTTCAATCGCCGACTCGCGCGTGTACATCGTCAATCGCTGCGGCCACTGGGTCCAGCTCGAACACACGGACGAGTTCAACCGCGTGATCGATTCCTTCATCGAGAGCCGTCCGGTCGCCGTAAAGCAGGCCACCTGA